The DNA region CCACAAGCAGCTTCCCCTGGATGACCACGCCCGTCTCTGTAGCCCGGGGGTGCGAGTGGGGAGGATTGAGGCCACCGGGGGCTATATCGACTCTGTTCATCGAGAGTCCTAGAGTGTTCAGTGCTGGAAATGCAAGAACATTGCCCTGCAACACACTGCTGCCAAAGGGGCTATTGGTGTCACCCTCTTTGGCTAGGCCGTCGAAGAAGAAGTCGTTTGAGGTCACGTTTGAGGTCGGTTTGCAGGGGAAGCCGGTTATGGAGATGGGGGACTGGAGATCAGCAATGCAGAAGTCTTGCAGTGGATCAGGATCTGAGGAGAGAGTGGGGAGTGGTGATGAGAGGAGGAGGAGTGTGGAGAAGAGGAGGATTAGGGGTGATTTGGCCATGGAAGGATGTGATGTTTTTTCCTAATGGTGGAGATTTTGATTGATT from Salvia splendens isolate huo1 chromosome 9, SspV2, whole genome shotgun sequence includes:
- the LOC121747283 gene encoding germin-like protein subfamily T member 1, translated to MAKSPLILLFSTLLLLSSPLPTLSSDPDPLQDFCIADLQSPISITGFPCKPTSNVTSNDFFFDGLAKEGDTNSPFGSSVLQGNVLAFPALNTLGLSMNRVDIAPGGLNPPHSHPRATETGVVIQGKLLVGLISTSNVFYAKNLTAGEMFVIPRGLVHFQKNIGEEKALIFTAFNSHLPGAVIVSLNLFGSRPSVPTDVLTKAFQVDQSVVDQIKSKFG